From Pangasianodon hypophthalmus isolate fPanHyp1 chromosome 10, fPanHyp1.pri, whole genome shotgun sequence:
AGGCTGCACTtttcccacaaacacacagacagcgATCATAGTGCGTTCCACTTGGCTCagtttcacaaaataaaataaaaatgtttaaaatgactagtgtttataaatctgaaacagaaagacacacacacacaccaggaggAGGATGCTCGAGTATATTAAACGCTTTTGCTAATAATTACAATGTCAgggattttattataaattttacaaatgttttgcTATAAAATCATCCACTGCTgaacagaaaatacaaaaatcctGTTTTGTCTCTGTATATCACATTacttaagtaagaaataaaacattttggcttgcacatgctgttataggaaaataatcaaccatggGGTGGTGTGTATTTTCAGCACATTCtgcagtgtgttattcctcttctaGCACAGAGATATGCCaataattcctttttttaattaaatatcaacacatcacacattttttatccatttatagttacatttaacattgtggaacatccgcaaaacaagttgGTTCTCTAGCTGCCATAAACAGatgcttttttccctttaaatagttaatttaaaaaaatatatagtctgtcatgttaccaagaaacaacAGTGTCATCTGTTataaaaaagtgctgacactggagacttcttccataaatgttgagtAAATgcatacagaaaacttcaccatatcaacacttacgtttttcttctaaataataacacattttttaatctggttTTAATTAGGATCGTCCACCACAAAAGTCCCTGTGATTTGTTGTGCTTTGACAAAAATTCTGGtcaaatcacagccatgctgatattcaggaTTCGCTCTGCCCCGTGCTCACTCTGTGAACGATTTCactggaggaggagcagcagacagggCAGTTAATGACCGGGTTGCCAGGTTGGGCTTGTTTAAAAACACCACACGGATGCCAAGATcttcttttaaagaaaagtacagtgtgtctacagtgtgtctatgatgtactaCACAGAACCGTTTCTACTATAAGATAAATTGCAAATATTGAGAAATTATATcagattatggagtggataaagtctgtacatcagaaatacaGAACGTGTGAACTACTTGTTTGCCACTCAAAggctgagggggaaaaaaaagaaaagaaaaatgtctcccttttccaatttgtaatttttttggcCTCATTCCAGGCATTTTGTGTGGTTTCTGATATTGTATTCAGGCTGGAAATTCTGCTGAAAAACATGACTGTATGTCGTCGAGTTTCAGCTGCCTAGTACAGGGTTAATCtaaaaaattcactagatagcagcctgtagcataagtcaagtgtgataggcTCTCAACTATTTTTGTTTTAGGTTATGTCGTTATTAATATCAGCCTGCCaaaccaaaatctatggtcatgagctgctgctgctctctctctctctctctctctctctctctctctctctctctcacccaagGGCAGGAATATAATACCTAACACATGGCTGTTGCATTGTGAATAATAGTATGTAATaatcttttgttgttgttgcttttaaCTGAAATACCTTCCAACTCCTACATAATTTGCCTTTTGGTGACGTGAACCTCcgttttttttcagtatttcagaagaGAAACACactacttttttcccctgaacaCAGAGAAATCTGTTCTCTCTGAGTGTTAATATTTGTTCAGAACAAAAAATCAGATTTCCAGTGAACACAAAAACACCTACACATGGACAATTCAAGCATTATGGAAGTCTCATTACTTGCACAAGCTTCGAAGAGAAAGTTTGCATGTCGGGTCACGTGACCTTTTCAGAAAAGACACAGAACTATATTTACAgtagatttaaaacactgtgctTTCTCCAATAagtttggtcagaaggcgttgattcaATTTATAGAACTGAAGCTCTGAGAGTTTTTCCAGCtgtaagacaaatcacaggtttatattaatgcactcggtctaatacgttatcatttctatagtgacGGCAAATTAGCAAATTTTAAATGCATGTAATCAGTGCACATAATGGTGATTCTccagcatttttggaaggagtctccagtgtcagtcagagGCACAACTGTAACTGTTTtaagctgtaagttttctgacttGAGAGAGGATttcatcaggacagaggagtttgttcttcagtttctcagtATCATTGCAAGCTGATTTTTGTTATTAGCAAttttaagaaagagaaaaaagaaaggctggtgagagaacatctgtttatagctgctctaacataagtgatagtacaaactaacttgttttttttgtggatgttccacaacattaaatgtaactgttgaaaaaaaatgtaattgttggcaaattagtgcggagtaagaggaataaaacattttggggcGTGCTGTTACGGGAGAATGATCAATTTTAGAGTGATTACTGCCTACATAGCAGTTTATCATTGTGATGGATGCGACATCACAATAATTAagtgagactttttttttttttgcagaaaacatATCAAAGAGAATttgattgaaaataaaatagacaatTCGTACATATACGTTACTAGAGAAAATGTAGCATTTTGTCTTTAATGTGTTGGAAAATGTCCGTTACAAAATATCATGTTGTCATTAAAACTGAAATAGGaattaaaagtaaatagaaATGAACTTAAAATCTCGTCTAGCTGATCTATATCAATAATactaggaaagaaaaaagagtctCAAACTCttacactgattaaaaaaaaagaagcacatgAGAACACTTCATAACTTGAGGTAgtattaaagctgttttttattattttttgttttgtaatttttgtaagtaaaaaaaaaacttcatgaCAATTAACTGGCTCCTTTTCTACAAAACATTGGAAAACTCACTTGTACTTGTagccaataatttttttttttttttaaataataaaaataatctactGATTTATGTCtgaatgtttgtgttcatgttccAGGCTTCTCTTTGGCACACTTTATCCAGCATATTACTCCTACAAAGCAGTCAGGACCAAAAGTGTAAAAGAATACGTAAGcctgattttcttcttttctcataaAATATTAGGATGTTTACGAAATAAATAGGTGAAATTGAAAGAGGTGAAGTCTGGCTGCGGGGATGAGGGAGGTATGATTTGATTTAATGATAAATCAAATTTAGAACTAGAACTTTTGCACctagaaataatatttaagatttGTTCATACACTTAATTATTTCTCATGTACTGTATTTCACTTACTTTACTTTAATCACACTGGTACTGCTGCTATTAATGTACACTCAGTATAACTTTAAAATGGTTGtgtaatttgtgtattttatgttatatgTGCTGAATCAGCATCTGTGCATCCTGTACAGAGGAAAAGCAGTACAGCAGCTCTATCTGATCCCCGTCAGGGCCTTCTCTCATTTCCCcttcctcagtgtgtgtgtgtgtgtgtgtgtgtgtgtgtgtgtgtgtgtgtgtttccacagGTGCGGTGGATGATGTATTGGATTGTGTTTGCTCTTTATACTGTAGCAGAGACTATCGCAGACCTCTCCATAGCATGGTGTGACATCAcactctctccttccctcatacttttctaaaaaatattttaattgtttgttatgatttcatatttaaaataagcTACTTCGTGCCATGTGTTCAGCATTACGTTTGTACCTCATGACACCAGTCACATCTTCTCCAATGTTGTCAGTAAAGGCCTTTTTTTCGAACCTGCAGGTTTCCGTTGTACTACGagttaaaaatgtgtgtggtgATCTGGTTGGTGTCGCCGTACACCAGAGGAGCCGGTCTGATCTTCAGGAAGTTCCTTCACCCGCTGCTGGCTTCAAGAGAGAGGGTACAATCATTAATCAACACCCAGGctgctttaaaggaaaaatgtcCTTCAAAATGCCAAGGACACTAATAATGATTGGAAACTTGGCATGTTGTTAGCATGTTGTCCGCTACCTACTGGACATTTACTTTAACTTCTTTACTTCTGACACCAGAAAAGCTGGAAAATAAACAAGCTTAGGTCATGGCTTTagaaacagacaaaagaaaACTAGTGGAGTGTGTGAATTTTGATGCTAATGGTTTTCGTggtctgtgtgtttcaggagaTAGATGATTACATCGTTCAGGCCAAAGAGAAGAGTTATGAGACCATGGTGAACTTCGGAAGGCAAAGCCTCAGCGTCGCTGCTTCAGTCGCCGTCACTGCTGCTGTCAAGGtagcgcgcacacacgcacgcatacacacacacacacacacacacatgcatacaaacacacacacacagagagagagagaactaaaACGTGAataaacacagattttttttttttttttgctgtcatgGTAACAGATACACAACACTCAGGCATTCATCTTGGTCTCACAAAGGAGTCTTTCACAGTTTCTCAGTTTACTGATCCACTCGAGCCAAACATTAAAACAGTCAGTACTAATGTCCTTAACTCCTGCTTGTGCCAGTGTTAACGCTTCACTCCTAAGCAGTCCTGTCCTACTGAGCCAGACCTATAGAGCTGTAAGCCTGCATCTTTTAGAGCTGTACCCGCATCATTtctactgaataataaatagctTAAAGGCACAGTACATCTACCACACAAGCAATATTAAGAAATCCAGAtcctatgaatatgcaaattagaatgGCATGTGTTAATaacacttacaccacagcgtgGATGATGCTCtgatctgattgttcagaagatGTGCCTaatttctgtataacagcagAGCTCAGaaagtagttctggctgtaagaTGAAcgatatttatattaatgcactcagtCTAGCGCATTATTGTTTCtgcagtaacagctcattcacagggacgtgtacagcggaagCTCCACATAacctaaaactaataataaatggatttaaaaaccGTGTTGTTtaacacagtaataaaatataatc
This genomic window contains:
- the reep3a gene encoding receptor expression-enhancing protein 3a; protein product: MVSWIISRVVVLLFGTLYPAYYSYKAVRTKSVKEYVRWMMYWIVFALYTVAETIADLSIAWFPLYYELKMCVVIWLVSPYTRGAGLIFRKFLHPLLASREREIDDYIVQAKEKSYETMVNFGRQSLSVAASVAVTAAVKGQGAISERLRSFSIPDLTQVPSSQSAFAKPAHLAIQSADPSTQGSEYKQAGHGEEVDGTLSEDESSLPKGLRRTQSVKMSRAKVVRKESRYGSLKIKTRRRPVIAANTFEQP